The following coding sequences lie in one Brettanomyces bruxellensis chromosome 6, complete sequence genomic window:
- a CDS encoding uncharacterized protein (MEROPS:MER0001269): MIKLPEDIDVSNKKPRGREKLYLVIITIVITLLTTIVIAGNYLYQKIDPNDGGEICPIIDKIAPKESDGLRSTDFIFDESYKKKSLEAWTKAIQIPSISYDDMGEVGEDSRWNVFKCFDSYFNSTFPKVSSRFDLIHVNTYGLVYILNGTDKTKKPLLLTAHTDVVPVPENTISRWTYPPFEGHFDGEYVWGRGAEDCKNSLVAIFESLELLLGQGFTPKRTIVLGIGFDEEISGHHGAYHIGQYLLNRFGPDSIYLLLDEGGNISEDVYGSSFALPATGEKGYVDVFIKLATTGGHSSIPPSHTSIGIMAKIIDAIEDKPYEPQLIEENPYYKMLQCAAEHSENMDPKLRKNIRSMHLESSKKKVIKAIAENISSKYFISTSQAVDIIHGGLKINALPEEVVTEVNHRIIYGSSIGQIQEKVLRAVRPVAKRFGLSIDAFGVRMEFGDSTPLGKVTLTTYDGLQTAPVTPIENNPTWKLLSGTIRHVFEDSKSAFNVNQKPIFVAPSIMSGNTDTRHYWNLTKNIYRFNPIRGDYSYNIHAIDERVHLDAHLETVAFFYDFVRNADQIR, from the coding sequence ATGATCAAATTACCAGAAGATATAGATGTTTCGAACAAGAAACCTCGAGGTAGGGAAAAACTGTATTTAGTGATAATAACAATTGTTATCACCCTTCTAACCACGATCGTAATTGCTGGAAATTATCTATATCAGAAGATTGATCCTAATGATGGAGGAGAAATTTGTCCGATCATCGATAAAATTGCACCTAAGGAGAGCGACGGTCTCAGATCGACAGATTTCATATTTGATGAGAGttataaaaagaaatcatTAGAAGCATGGACAAAAGCTATTCAAATACCGAGCATCTCATATGATGATATGGGAGAAGTGGGGGAAGATTCTAGATGGAACGTGTTTAAATGTTTCGATTCATATTTTAACAGCACCTTCCCAAAAGTTAGCTCAAGATTTGATCTTATTCATGTGAATACATATGGTCTTGTTTATATACTCAACGGCACAGATAAGACAAAAAAGCCATTACTGCTCACAGCTCATACTGATGTGGTTCCTGTTCCAGAGAACACCATTTCGCGCTGGACTTATCCTCCATTTGAGGGACATTTTGACGGTGAGTATGTTTGGGGAAGAGGTGCCGAAGATTGCAAGAATTCATTGGTGGCCATATTTGAAAGTCTTGAGTTACTACTTGGCCAGGGATTTACCCCAAAGAGAACTATTGTATTAGGAATAGgttttgatgaagaaatcTCTGGTCATCATGGTGCTTATCATATTGGACAGTACTTATTGAATAGATTTGGTCCTGATTCTATCTACCTCTTGCTTGATGAGGGTGGAAATATATCAGAAGATGTTTATGGGTCCTCCTTTGCCTTACCAGCTACTGGAGAAAAAGGATATGTCGATGTCTTCATCAAGCTTGCCACAACAGGAGGCCATTCTTCTATTCCTCCTTCGCATACATCGATTGGTATTATGGCCAAAATCATCGATGCAATTGAAGACAAGCCTTATGAGCCACAGCTTATAGAGGAGAATCCGTACTATAAGATGTTGCAATGTGCTGCAGAGCACAGTGAGAATATGGACCCAAAGCTTAGAAAGAACATTAGAAGTATGCACTTGGAGTcatctaaaaaaaaggttataAAAGCTATCGCTGAGAACATCTCCAGTAAATACTTTATTTCTACTTCTCAGGCAGTAGACATTATACATGGAGGGCTTAAGATCAATGCCCTACCTGAAGAGGTTGTCACAGAGGTGAACCATAGAATTATTTATGGTTCTTCCATTGGGCAAATCCAGGAAAAAGTCCTCAGAGCAGTTAGACCCGTTGCCAAGAGATTTGGTCTCTCTATAGATGCATTTGGTGTCAGGATGGAGTTTGGAGATTCAACCCCTCTGGGGAAAGTTACTTTGACTACCTATGATGGTCTACAAACGGCACCAGTGACACCTATAGAAAATAACCCTACATGGAAGCTCCTTTCTGGTACTATCAGGCATGTTTTCGAGGATTCAAAATCAGCATTTAATGTTAATCAAAAGCCAATATTTGTCGCTCCATCTATAATGTCGGGAAACACGGATACCCGCCACTATTGGAACTTGACCAAGAACATCTACCGTTTCAATCCTATCCGGGGAGACTATTCGTACAACATACATGCGATTGATGAAAGAGTCCACCTAGATGCGCACCTTGAGACTGTGGCATTCTTCTATGATTTTGTTAGGAATGCCGATCAAATCAGgtaa